A segment of the Streptomyces sp. Tu 2975 genome:
GCTGGAACTGACCCGCAGTCATATGGTCCGGCCCCCGTAGGACGTGGGGGCCGGACCATGTCGGTTTTCGGCCAACTCAACTTCGTACGCATGCGGCACGGCGTCGCGGGTAGGCGCGTTCTCGCACTGACATCGGAGCAGGGGAGGACGAAGTGTCCACGGCGAGCACGGTCCCGACCGAACTCACTCGGCCTGAAGCACAGCGCCCGGAAATTCTGGAGCTCGAGCTTCCGGAAGTGGAGAACCCGGGGGAGGTTGCACCCAAGGACGCACGTGAGATCTCGAAGACATTCTTCGCGCGGCTGGCCTCTCTCGAGGAGGGCACCCACGAATACCAATACGTGCGCAACACCCTGATCGAGCTCAACCTGGCCCTCGTGAAGTACGCCGCGGGCCGGTTCCGCAACCGCGCGGAGCAGATGGAGGACATCATCCAGGTCGGTACGATCGGCCTGATCAAGGCGATCGACCGCTTCGAGCTGAGCCGTGAGGTGGAGTTCGCGACGTTCGCCGTCCCGTACATCATCGGTGAGATCAAGCGCTTCTTCCGCGACACCAGTTGGGCCGTCCACGTCCCGCGGCGGCTTCAGGAACTGAGGATCGACCTCGCCAAGGCCGTCGACGAGCTCTCGCAGAAGCTCGACCACGCACCCACCACGGCCGAACTCGCGGAGCACCTCGGGATGGACGAGGAGGAGATCATCGAGGGTGTCGTCGCGAGCAACGGCTACACGGCCGGTTCGATCGACATGCCGATGGACGACGCCTCCGACCATGGGGCCGTGCCGCTGTCCGACCGGCTGGGCGCGCCGGACGCCGAGCTGGAGATCGCGGAGAACGTGCAGGCGCTCAAGCCGCTGATCGAGGAGCTCGACGAGCGCGACCGGCGCATCCTGCAGATGCGGTTCGGCGAGGAGATGACGCAGTCGGAGATCGGCGCGGAGCTCGGCGTCTCCCAGATGCATGTCTCCCGGCTGCTGTCGCGGATCACCGCACGTCTGCGTGAAGGGCTGCTCGTCGTGGAGTGACTTCCGCGGTGCCGGCGGGCGGCCGTGGCCGCCCGCCGTGGACCGCGCCCGGGCCCGGCCCCTCGAAGGCCCGGGCCCGTCAAGAGACCGGAGCCCCCACGGGCAGAAGCGGCGTCCTGCCCGTCAGGACGCCGCTTCTGTTTCCCGGTCCGTCGTGCGCGGTCGTGAGCGAGGACATCAGCTCGCGGCGGGCACGCGAGGAGAGGATGGCGGTCAGCAGCTTGCCGTGGCGGGGCGCGCCCAAGTCGCCCGTATGCTCTTGCCGTAGGGGAGCTCACGGACCTCCACGCGGCCGGCGAGCCGCTGCACCATGTGCCATCCGAAGCCGCCGCCGCCGGCGAAGTCCGGCTGCCGGGGGACCGGTGGCAGCGGACTGGAGTCGTCCATCTGGACGACCAGGGTGTCGTGTCCGGCCGTCAGGCGCAGCCGCCACCAGCCGGCGGTGTGGCGCACGGCGTTGGTGACGAGTTCGGAGACGACCAGCAGCACGGCGTCGGCGTCGGCCCACGCGCAGTGCTGCAGCAGGAACTCCGCGGTGGCCGCACGTGCGCCCGCGCTGTCCCTGCTCTCCTTGTGGGGCGATTCCTCGATCACCACCTGCGGCTGTGCGTTCATCATCGCTCGCATACCCAGAAGTCGCGCGAGTATCAACCCCGCCCACCGGTATCTCACACGGTGACGGGAGCGCCGGGGTTTCCCACGGTTCGGGACGCGATCCGGCCGAGGCCGTCATGACACTCCTGTTTCGCCGTAGCGCAATGTTTCCCCGTGGCTCCCGTCAGCGCGCAATGATCGTCCGCTGATGCGCAACAACGGTGCATTACGGCTGTGAGCAGCGGACTCGTAGGCTCGACCCCCGTACCAGGAGTGGCGGTGACCGTCTGCTCGGCGGTCCCTCACCCATGCGCGGGCTTCTTCTGCCTGCCCGCGGGCCGCCGTCGGGCCGCCCGCCGAGCCGCAGCGATGAAGGAGCCGACGACGTGCTGGACCAAGGCGCAGCGCCACCGACGACCGAGCCGTCGAACGGAAGGGGCCGGGGGACCGGTGCCCGGCTGATGAGAAGGAAGCCGGTCGAGCGGCTGGTCGCGGAAGGTGGGCAGGGCGAGGGCGGAGCGCTGCGCCGCTCGCTGTCCATGTGGCAGCTGACCATGATCAGCATCGGTGCCACACTCGGCACCGGCATTTTCGTCGTGCTCGGCGAGGCCGTTCCCGAGGCGGGCCCCGCCGTCACCGTCTCGTTCGTGATCGCCGGTCTGACCGCGCTGTTCTCGGCGCTCTCGTACGCGGAGCTGGCCGGCACCATTCCGGTCTCCGGATCGTCCTACTCGTACGCCTACGCCACGATGGGCGAGCTCGTCGCCTGGGTCTGCGGCTGGTGTCTCATCCTCGAGTACGGGGTCTCCGTCGCCGCCGTGGCGGTCGGCTGGGGCGAGTACCTCAACGAACTCCTCGCCGGCACCATCGGTGTCACCATCCCGCAGGCCCTGTCGGCGCCGCCCGGCGACGGCGGGTTCTTCAACCTGCCCGCCCTCCTCGTCGTACTGCTCGCCATGGTGTTCCTGCTCGGAGGGGCCCGCGAGAGCGCCCGCGCCAACACCGTCATGGTCGTGGTGAAGATCGCCGCTCTGGTGCTGTTCTGCGCCGTCGGGATCCAGGGCTTCCGCAGCGGCAACTACGAGAACTTCATGCCGCTGGGCATGGCGGGCGTCAGCGCCGCCGGAGCGTCCCTGTTCTTCTCGTACATCGGTTTCGACGCCGCCTCCACGGCCGGCGAGGAGGCCAAGAACCCTCAGCGTGACCTGCCGCGTGCCATCATGCTGTCCCTGCTGATCGTCACCGCGCTGTACGTGCTGGTCGCCGCGGTAGCCGTCGGCGCCCGCCCGTGGGAGGGCTTCGGCGAGTCCGAGGCCGCGCTCGCCGGGATCATGGAGGACGTCACCGGGCAGAGCTTCTGGGCCGTGCTGCTCGCCGCGGGAGCCGTCATCGCCATCGCCAGCGTCGTGCTGACGGTGCTGTACGGGCAGACCCGCATCCTGTTCGCCATGTCGCGCGACGGCCTGGTGCCCAAGGTGTTCTCCCGCGTGCACGCCAAGAGCGGTGCGCCCCGCGCCAACACGGTGATCGTCTCGCTGTTCTGCGGCGTGCTCGCCGCCGCCGTGCCGCTGGGCCGGCTGGCCGACGCCACGAGCATCGGAACCTTGTTCGCGTTCGCGCTGGTCAACGTGGCCGTCGTCGTGCTGCGCCGGACCCGCCCGGACATGAAGCGGACCTTCCGGGTGCCACTGTCGCCGCTCTTCCCGGTGATCGGCTTCGCGTTCTGCGTCTGGATGATGTTCAGCCTCGACACCATCACCTGGATCGTCTTCGGGGTCTGGATGGCGGTGGGCCTGGCCGTCTACTTCGGCTACGGAATGCGCAGGTCCGCACTGCGGTGAGGCCGCGCCAGGGGCACGTGCCCGTATCCCTGATGGATACTGTCTTGACCAGGGAGCCGCTGCTCCCCGGCACGGACCGAGCATGGTGTGAAAGTTGCTGAACGACCTCGACGAGCGCATCGTCCATGCCCTGGCGGAGGACGCCCGCCGCTCCTACGCGGACATCGGCTCGATGGTGGGGCTCTCCGCCCCGGCGGTGAAACGACGGGTGGACCGGCTGCGCGCCGAGGGCGCCATCACCGGTTTCACCGTGCGGGTCGACCCCAAGGCGCTCGGCTGGGCCACCGAAGGGTTCATCGAGATCTTCTGCAGCCGCAACACCTCTCCCGAGGCGATCGAGCGCGGCCTCAAGCGCTACCCGGAGATCGCGTCGGCCTCCACCGTCACCGGTGAGGCGGACGCGATCGTCCAGGTCTTCGCCTCCGACATGCGCCACTTCGAGCGGGTGCTCGAACGCATCGCGGGGGAGCCTTTCGTGGAGCGCACCAAGTCGGTCCTGGTGCTCTCCCCGCTGCTGCGGCGGTTCTCCTCCGGCGCTCCCGCGTAGCGCCCACGGCTCCTCGGGCCGGCCCCGCTTCCCGGGGCCGGCCCGTCCGCGTGATCCCGCTGGTGAGTGCTGTGCCATGACCCCGGGGGTGACCGGAGCGCGACGCACGGTGGCATGTCGGGGCGTGCCGTCGGAGCGGGCCTCGGGCGGCGCAACGAATCGACGGACTGGGCGGGAACGACGCAACACATCGACCGTCCGCGCGCAACGCTCGCGCCTTGTCCCGGCCGATTGCCGGACCGTACCTTCATAGATGTCTCCCGTTCACCAGCCCCATGCCCGAGGTCACCCATGCCCCTGCGCACCGCCCTGCTCCAGAGTTCCGGCCGTCCGGGCTCGGTCGCGGAGAATCTGAAGGTGCTCGACGAGGCCGCGGACCGGGCCGCCGAGGCCGGTGCGGGGCTGCTCGTCTGCCCCGAGATGTTCCTCACCGGATACGCGATCGGTGACGATGTGCCGATGCTCGCCGAGCGTGCGGACGGGCCCGGCGCGCTCGCCGTCGCCGACATCGCCGTACGCCACGGCATCGCGGTGCTCTACGGCTACCCCGAGCGGGCGGACGAGGGCAGCGGCACGGCCGGCGATCCGGGCACGATCCACAACTCCGCCCAGCTGATCGACGCCTCCGGGCAGCGCCTCGCGAACTACCGCAAGACGCACCTCTTCGGCTGCTTCGAGCAGCGATGGTTCACCCCGGGCGAGGAGACCGTCGTCCAGGCCGAGCTCGACGGCATCCGCATCGGCATGCTGATCTGCTACGACGTGGAGTTCCCCGAGAACGTCCGCGCCCACGCCCTGGCCGGCACCGACCTGCTGCTGGTGCCCACCGCGCAGATGCACCCCTTCCAGTTCGTCGCCGAATCGCTGGTGCCGGTCCGCGCCTTCGAGAGCCAGATGTACGTCGCGTACGTCAACAGGACCGGCCCGGAAGGCGAGTTCGAGTTCGTCGGCCTCAGCTGTCTCGCCGCCCCCGACGGGACGGTGCGCACCCGCGCCGGCCGCGGGGAGGAGCTCGTCATCGGCGAGGTGGACCCCGAGCTGCTCAGCGCATCGCGCGAGAACAACCCGTACCTGCGTGACCGGCGGCCGGGCCTGTACGGCTCGCTGACCTGACGCCCGCCGACCCCTGCCTCACCGCCCCACCGCTTCGCCTTTCCCCGCAAGGAGTCCGTACCCCATGACGTCCACGGTGCCCACCACCGCCGTCCAGCACAGCGACGCGCAGCCGCCGATCACCATGTTCGGTCCGGACTTCCCCTACGCCTACGACGACTTCCTCGCGCATCCCGCGGGCCTCGGCCAGATACCCGCGACCGAGCACGGCGCCGAGGTCGCGGTCATCGGCGGCGGCCTCTCCGGCATCGTCGCCGCCTACGAGCTGATGAAGATGGGCCTGAAGCCCGTCGTCTACGAGGCCGACCGGATCGGCGGCCGGCTGCGCACCGTCGGCTTCGAGGGCACCGGCACGGACGAGCTGACCGCCGAGATGGGCGCGATGCGCTTCCCGCCCTCCTCCACGGCGCTCCAGCACTACATCGACCTCGTGGGCCTGACCACCCGGCCGTTCCCCAACCCGCTCGCCCCCTCCACCCCGTCGACCGTCGTCGACCTCAAGGGCGAGTCGCACTACGCGGAGACCATCGACGACCTGCCGCAGGTCTACCGCGACGTGATGAACGCCTGGAACGCCTGCCTGGAGGAGGGCGCCGACTTCTCCGACATGAACCAGGCCATGCGCGAGCGCGACGTCCCGCGCATCCGCGAGATCTGGGCCAAGCTTGTCGAGAAGCTCGACAACCAGACCTTCTACGGCTTCCTGTGCGACTCGGAGGCCTTCAAGTCCTTCCGGCACCGGGAGATCTTCGGGCAGGTCGGCTTCGGCACCGGCGGCTGGGACACCGACTTCCCCAACTCCATCCTGGAGATCCTGCGCGTCGTCTACTCGGAGGCCGACGACCACCACCGCGGCATCGTCGAGGGCAGCCAGCAGTTGCCGCTGCGCCTGTGGGAGCGCGAGCCGCAGAAGATCGTCCACTGGCCGCTCGGCACCTCGCTGTCCTCGCTGCACGACGGCACCCCCCGCCCGGCGGTGACCCGGCTGTCCCGCACGGCGGGCAACCGCATCACGGTCACCGACGCGGCCGGCGACATCCGCACCTACCGGGCGGCGATCTTCACCGCCCAGTCGTGGATGCTGCTGTCCAAGATCGCCTGTGACGACGCGCTGTTCCCCATCGACCACTGGACGGCGATGGAGCGCACCCACTACATGGAGTCCTCCAAGCTGTTCGTGCCGGTGGACCGGCCGTTCTGGCTGGACAAGGACGAGCTCACCGGACGCGACACCATGTCGATGACGCTGACCGACCGGATGACCCGCGGCACGTACCTGCTGGACAACGGCCCGGACGAGCCGGCCGTCATCTGCCTGTCGTACACCTGGTGCGACGACAGCCTGAAGTGGCTGCCGCTGTCCGCGAACGAGCGGATGGAGGTCATGCTGAAGTCGCTCGGCGAGATCTACCCGAACGTCGACATCCGCAGCCACATCATCGGTAACCCGGTGACCGTGTCGTGGGAGAACGAGCCGTACTTCATGGGCGCGTTCAAGGCCAACCTGCCCGGCCACTACCGCTACCAGCGCCGGCTGTTCACCCACTTCATGCAGGACCGGCTGCCCGAGGACAAGCGCGGCATCTTCCTCGCCGGCGACGACATCTCGTGGACGGCGGGCTGGGCCGAGGGCGCCGTGCAGACCGCGCTCAACGCCGTGTGGGGCGTGATGGCCCACTTCGGCGGCGCGACCGACCCCTCCAACCCGGGTCCGGGCGACCTCTACGACGAGATCGCGCCGGTCGAACTGCCGGAGGACTGAGTCCCCGACCTCAGCGCCAGGGCGTCAGAAGACAGCGTCCGACCAGGCCGACACCGGCGTCCAGACGCTCGGTGAACTCCTCGGCCAGGTCGGGCAGGTCCCGCAGTCCCCACAGCAGCCGGGCCGCCGACCAGGCGCTGTCGCGGGCCCGCTCGAGGCTCCACGAGCCGACCAGATGGGTCAGCGGATCGGCGATCTCGAGCATGTCGGGGCCGGGCATCAGATCCTCGCGGATGTGTTCCTCCAACTGTACGAGGATGTCGCCGACCCGGTCGAACCCGCTTTCCAGGTCGGCCGGTTCACGGCCGAGCGCACGGCAGGTGTCCACGACGGCGAGCGCCAGGTCGTGTCCGATGTGGGCGTTGATCCCGGCGAGCGCGAACTGCAGCGGCCGCACGCCGGGATGGCGGCGGTACTGGAACAACGGCCGCCAGCACGCGGGCGGCCGCCGGTCCTCGGCCGCGTCGTCCACGGCCGCCAGATATCGGCGGGCGAAGAGCACGGCGAGCGTGTCGGCGGCCGGCCGGTCGGTGAAGTGCCCGGCCTCGGCATGCCGGCCGAACTCCTCCGTGACCGCCAGGTAGACCCGGTTGAACACCGCGAGCCCGTCGCCCGGGGGCAGGGCGGAACGCAGCGAGCGCATCCGCTCCACCACGGACCCGACCGGGGAAGGACCGTGGGCCGCCCGCACCGCGAACTGTTCCGTCTGCGCCATGGGGGCCAGGGTCCCAGCCCTGGGCCCGTCCGCGCGGTGACGGGCCGGGGCTTCCCCGGAAAGAGGGACGTTTCCGCAGTGACTACCGGCCGGTCGTCGGACCCGCGGTGACTACCGGCCGGCCGTCGGGCCCGGCCCCCGGCCGTTCGGCGTCCCCGGTGCCTCGGAAGCGGCGTCGTACGAGGAGGTGCCGGCGTCCAGCAGGGGCTCCTCGTCCTTCATCCGCTCCTTCATGTGGGCAGGGGCGAAGGCGCGCAGCACGTGGTAGCCGGTGATGACCACGATGGTGCCGAGCGCGATGCCGCTGAGTTCGAAGTTGTCGGTGATCTTCAAGCTGACGCCGCCGACGCCGATGATGATGCCCGCAGCGGCCGGCACCAGGTTCAGCGGATTACGCAGATCCACCTTGGCGTTGATCCAGATCTGCGCGCCGAGCAGGCCGATCATGCCGTAGAGGATCACGGTGATCCCGCCGAGGACGCCCCCGGGAATCGCGGCGACCACCGCGCCGAACTTGGGGCACAGGCCGAAGAGCAGGGCGAAGCCCGCGGCGGCCCAGTAGGCGGCCGTGGAGTAGACGCGGGTCGCGGCCATGACGCCGATGTTCTCGGAGTACGTGGTGTTCGGGGGCCCGCCCACGGCGGTGGACAGCACGGAGGCGGCGCCGTCCGCGGCGATCGCGGTGCCCAGCTTGTCGTCGAGGGGCTCACCGGTCATCTCACCGACGGCCTTGACGTGGCCCGCGTTCTCCGCGATGAGCGCGATCACCACGGGCAGGGCGACCAGGATCGCCGACCACTCGAAGCTCGGCGCGTGGAACGACGGCAGGCCGATCCAGTCGGCCTGGGCGACACCGGACAGGTCGAGTCGCCAGTGGTCCACGGCCTCCGCGCCGCCGGCGGGGGAGTGGATCTTCCCGAAGATCCGGTCGAGCGCCCAGGACAGGACGTAACCGAAGATCAGGCCGAGGAAGATCGCGATACGGGAGAAGAAGCCACGCAGGCACACCACCGCGAGACCGGTGAAGAGCATGACCAGCAGCGCGGTCCACTGGTCCTGCGGCCAGTACGTCGAGGCGGTCACCGGAGCGAGGTTGAACCCGATCAGCATGACGACCGCGCCGGTGACGATCGGCGGCATCGCGGCGTGGATGATCCGCGCCCCGAAGCGCTGCACGGCCAGGCCGGCGACGAAGAGCGCGGCGCCGACGACCAGGACCGCGCCGGTCACGGTGGCGCTGTCCCCGCCGGAGGCCCGGATGGTGGCGGCCACGCCGACGAAGGAGAGCGAGCAGCCCAGGTAGCTGGGCACCTTGCCGCGGGTCGCGAGCAGGAAGATCACGGTCGCGACGCCGGACATCATGATCGCGAGATTGGGGTCCAGCCCCATCAGCACCGGAGCGACGAAGCTCGCCCCGAACATGGCCACCACATGCTGGGCGCCGAGGCCCGCCGTACGCGGCCAGGACAGCCGCTCGTCGGGTCGTACGACGGCACCGGGAGCGGGTGTCCGCCCGTCGCCGTGCAGGGTCCAGCGCACGCCGAGGTTCACGGGCCGCTCCACTTCGTGTAGTCGTCAACGATCGGCGTAATGGTAGTGCCCCTCCGGATGGTCCCGGCAGCCGTGAGCGGGCGCTTAGGATGAGTTGTTTTCGGCCAGCACTGTCCAGGAGCCCGACCGTGCCCACGCAAGCCCCTCCGACCCCCACCGCCGCACTCGCCTCCGTCGTCGAGCACGGCGTGCTCGTCCCGGCGGTCGTGCACTTCGACGACCTCGACGCGCTCGGGCTGCTGCACAACGCCCGGTACCCGCTGATGGTCGAGCGTGCCTGGGTGACGTACTGGCAGGAGCGCGGATTCGCCTTCGAGGGCGACTGGGCAGCGGCCGGCGACGCCTGCAACGCCGTCAAGGAACTGCGCATCGGCTACGAGCGCCCCGTGCACCGGACCGGCGACTACGCCGTTCACCTGTGGCTGGAAAGGCTCGGGCGCACCGGCCTCACCTATGGTTTCCGCTTCTGTTCCGCGGACGGCTCGGTGACCTACGCGCAGGGCCTCCGGGTCCTCGTCCGGCTGGACCCGGACACCATGCGGCCCGCACCTTGGAGCGAGCGGTTCAGGGCCGCGGGTCGTGCACTGCTGGCGCCGGCCGGGTGACCTTCACGCTCTCCCGCCCGGCCGAGCGCAGCACACCGGCGCCCACGACCAACCCGAGGGCGAGCGCCGTCACCAGGCCGAAGGAGACCACCAGGCTCGTCGCGTCGGCGACCGCGCCGATCGCCGACGGGGCGATCAGCCCCGACGTGTAGGTGATGGTGGCGACACCGGCGATCGCCTGACTCGGGTTCGGCCCGCTGCGTCCGGCCGCGGCGAAGGCCAGGGGGACGACCACGGCGACACCGAACCCGATGAGCGCGAAGCCGCACAGCGCGACCGCCGGATGCGGGGCCAGGACCACCAGCAGCCCGCCGATCGTCGCCAGCACCCCGCCGACCCGCACGGTCCGCACAGGCCCGAAACGGTCGACGATCCGGTCGCCCGCGAGCCGTGCCACCGCCATCGTCAGCGCGAACGCCGTGGTCGACGCGGCCGCGAGACCCGGCGAGGTGTCCAGCACGTCCCGCAGATAGACGGCCGACCAGTCCAGGCTCGCTCCCTCGGCGAACACCGCGCAGAATCCGACCGCGCCGATGATCAGCGCCGACTTCGGTGGCAGGGCGAACCGCGGCGGCGGCTCCTCGTCGGCGGAACTGCGCAGGTCCAGTACGCCCTGACAGGCGATCAGCCCGAGTGCGGTCAGCGTCAGGGCCGCCAGGGTGTGGTGCAGTCGTGCGTCGCTGCCGAGGTGGGCGGCGAGTGTGCCGCCCGCCGAGCCGATCAGCGCACCGGCACTCCACATGCCGTGCAGCCCCGACATGATCGACCGGTCGAGACGGTTCTCGACCTCCACGCCCAGGGCGTTCATCGCCACGTCGGACATGCCGGAGGTGGCGCCGTAGACGAACAGTGCCCCGCACAGGGTGAGCAGGTTCGGGGCGAACGCCGGCAGGACCAGGCTCAGCGTCCACAGCGCCAGCAGTCCGCGCAGCGCCGTGCGCGCGCCGAACCGGTGGCTGACGGCTCCGGCCAGCGGCATGGCCACCG
Coding sequences within it:
- a CDS encoding RNA polymerase sigma factor SigF; amino-acid sequence: MLELELPEVENPGEVAPKDAREISKTFFARLASLEEGTHEYQYVRNTLIELNLALVKYAAGRFRNRAEQMEDIIQVGTIGLIKAIDRFELSREVEFATFAVPYIIGEIKRFFRDTSWAVHVPRRLQELRIDLAKAVDELSQKLDHAPTTAELAEHLGMDEEEIIEGVVASNGYTAGSIDMPMDDASDHGAVPLSDRLGAPDAELEIAENVQALKPLIEELDERDRRILQMRFGEEMTQSEIGAELGVSQMHVSRLLSRITARLREGLLVVE
- a CDS encoding ATP-binding protein, producing the protein MRAMMNAQPQVVIEESPHKESRDSAGARAATAEFLLQHCAWADADAVLLVVSELVTNAVRHTAGWWRLRLTAGHDTLVVQMDDSSPLPPVPRQPDFAGGGGFGWHMVQRLAGRVEVRELPYGKSIRATWARPATASC
- a CDS encoding amino acid permease, yielding MLDQGAAPPTTEPSNGRGRGTGARLMRRKPVERLVAEGGQGEGGALRRSLSMWQLTMISIGATLGTGIFVVLGEAVPEAGPAVTVSFVIAGLTALFSALSYAELAGTIPVSGSSYSYAYATMGELVAWVCGWCLILEYGVSVAAVAVGWGEYLNELLAGTIGVTIPQALSAPPGDGGFFNLPALLVVLLAMVFLLGGARESARANTVMVVVKIAALVLFCAVGIQGFRSGNYENFMPLGMAGVSAAGASLFFSYIGFDAASTAGEEAKNPQRDLPRAIMLSLLIVTALYVLVAAVAVGARPWEGFGESEAALAGIMEDVTGQSFWAVLLAAGAVIAIASVVLTVLYGQTRILFAMSRDGLVPKVFSRVHAKSGAPRANTVIVSLFCGVLAAAVPLGRLADATSIGTLFAFALVNVAVVVLRRTRPDMKRTFRVPLSPLFPVIGFAFCVWMMFSLDTITWIVFGVWMAVGLAVYFGYGMRRSALR
- a CDS encoding Lrp/AsnC family transcriptional regulator, which codes for MLNDLDERIVHALAEDARRSYADIGSMVGLSAPAVKRRVDRLRAEGAITGFTVRVDPKALGWATEGFIEIFCSRNTSPEAIERGLKRYPEIASASTVTGEADAIVQVFASDMRHFERVLERIAGEPFVERTKSVLVLSPLLRRFSSGAPA
- a CDS encoding carbon-nitrogen hydrolase family protein, with protein sequence MPLRTALLQSSGRPGSVAENLKVLDEAADRAAEAGAGLLVCPEMFLTGYAIGDDVPMLAERADGPGALAVADIAVRHGIAVLYGYPERADEGSGTAGDPGTIHNSAQLIDASGQRLANYRKTHLFGCFEQRWFTPGEETVVQAELDGIRIGMLICYDVEFPENVRAHALAGTDLLLVPTAQMHPFQFVAESLVPVRAFESQMYVAYVNRTGPEGEFEFVGLSCLAAPDGTVRTRAGRGEELVIGEVDPELLSASRENNPYLRDRRPGLYGSLT
- a CDS encoding NAD(P)/FAD-dependent oxidoreductase, which produces MTSTVPTTAVQHSDAQPPITMFGPDFPYAYDDFLAHPAGLGQIPATEHGAEVAVIGGGLSGIVAAYELMKMGLKPVVYEADRIGGRLRTVGFEGTGTDELTAEMGAMRFPPSSTALQHYIDLVGLTTRPFPNPLAPSTPSTVVDLKGESHYAETIDDLPQVYRDVMNAWNACLEEGADFSDMNQAMRERDVPRIREIWAKLVEKLDNQTFYGFLCDSEAFKSFRHREIFGQVGFGTGGWDTDFPNSILEILRVVYSEADDHHRGIVEGSQQLPLRLWEREPQKIVHWPLGTSLSSLHDGTPRPAVTRLSRTAGNRITVTDAAGDIRTYRAAIFTAQSWMLLSKIACDDALFPIDHWTAMERTHYMESSKLFVPVDRPFWLDKDELTGRDTMSMTLTDRMTRGTYLLDNGPDEPAVICLSYTWCDDSLKWLPLSANERMEVMLKSLGEIYPNVDIRSHIIGNPVTVSWENEPYFMGAFKANLPGHYRYQRRLFTHFMQDRLPEDKRGIFLAGDDISWTAGWAEGAVQTALNAVWGVMAHFGGATDPSNPGPGDLYDEIAPVELPED
- a CDS encoding DUF5995 family protein, with product MAQTEQFAVRAAHGPSPVGSVVERMRSLRSALPPGDGLAVFNRVYLAVTEEFGRHAEAGHFTDRPAADTLAVLFARRYLAAVDDAAEDRRPPACWRPLFQYRRHPGVRPLQFALAGINAHIGHDLALAVVDTCRALGREPADLESGFDRVGDILVQLEEHIREDLMPGPDMLEIADPLTHLVGSWSLERARDSAWSAARLLWGLRDLPDLAEEFTERLDAGVGLVGRCLLTPWR
- a CDS encoding solute carrier family 23 protein; translated protein: MNLGVRWTLHGDGRTPAPGAVVRPDERLSWPRTAGLGAQHVVAMFGASFVAPVLMGLDPNLAIMMSGVATVIFLLATRGKVPSYLGCSLSFVGVAATIRASGGDSATVTGAVLVVGAALFVAGLAVQRFGARIIHAAMPPIVTGAVVMLIGFNLAPVTASTYWPQDQWTALLVMLFTGLAVVCLRGFFSRIAIFLGLIFGYVLSWALDRIFGKIHSPAGGAEAVDHWRLDLSGVAQADWIGLPSFHAPSFEWSAILVALPVVIALIAENAGHVKAVGEMTGEPLDDKLGTAIAADGAASVLSTAVGGPPNTTYSENIGVMAATRVYSTAAYWAAAGFALLFGLCPKFGAVVAAIPGGVLGGITVILYGMIGLLGAQIWINAKVDLRNPLNLVPAAAGIIIGVGGVSLKITDNFELSGIALGTIVVITGYHVLRAFAPAHMKERMKDEEPLLDAGTSSYDAASEAPGTPNGRGPGPTAGR
- a CDS encoding thioesterase family protein; its protein translation is MPTQAPPTPTAALASVVEHGVLVPAVVHFDDLDALGLLHNARYPLMVERAWVTYWQERGFAFEGDWAAAGDACNAVKELRIGYERPVHRTGDYAVHLWLERLGRTGLTYGFRFCSADGSVTYAQGLRVLVRLDPDTMRPAPWSERFRAAGRALLAPAG
- a CDS encoding MFS transporter, with the translated sequence MSSASSRTVGLPQLRRARFAVAAVFCVHGAVTGSFATRIPWIQDHAGVSAGQLGLALAFPALGASVAMPLAGAVSHRFGARTALRGLLALWTLSLVLPAFAPNLLTLCGALFVYGATSGMSDVAMNALGVEVENRLDRSIMSGLHGMWSAGALIGSAGGTLAAHLGSDARLHHTLAALTLTALGLIACQGVLDLRSSADEEPPPRFALPPKSALIIGAVGFCAVFAEGASLDWSAVYLRDVLDTSPGLAAASTTAFALTMAVARLAGDRIVDRFGPVRTVRVGGVLATIGGLLVVLAPHPAVALCGFALIGFGVAVVVPLAFAAAGRSGPNPSQAIAGVATITYTSGLIAPSAIGAVADATSLVVSFGLVTALALGLVVGAGVLRSAGRESVKVTRPAPAVHDPRP